tgccataaaactgaaAGGTGGAAGTGAGGAATGCAAAAATGCGTTGGCACCTTCCGTGAACTGATGCGAaggagacagacagatagagagagaggcacacaCATTGCCGACACATCAGTTGGTGCGAGTTTCGTAGCAGCACGAATGGAAGGAGTGTCCCGCCTAAACATGAAAACATACTCAGGGAATTGATGTCGCAACACTGAAAACACTGAAGctgacggcggcagcagcagcagcagcaaaaacatagttttgcttttttgaatAAATGTTCTACTAACTTTCGCCAGCGCCATTACCCGCTATTCAATGTGTGTCTTACTTTGTGGGTTTGCGTTATTATCCTTTCGCTAGATATAGATTGCTTTGATCTGCTTGTAACGTGTAATGGTCAGTTCCACAAACAGCGAGCAAACATTACAGCTTCTAATGCAGCGAATGCATACAATCAAAACAACATCAGCTTCATTCCGGAAGttctccggctccggcggacacacacacttcgtGCGCTTAATACACGATAAGGCCGCGACGACAGGCTTAGGTGAGgggggcaacaaaaaaaaaccaacagatAAATGTGTCACAGCGCTCGAGGATAAACTTTTCACTGCTGGGCCCATAAAAAAAGCCACTCGCCGGCGAGCACTCGCCTAATTGAGATGTTTACATACGCTTCAGTGGTGGCGAggagcaacataaaaaaagaggaaaattcccttttcccttttttctcgacACAGGTAtttatctcgctctcgctctctctttctttcacacacacaaaaaccctcGTACAAACACGTCTCATTCGTTTGATGTTAGTCTGGTTGGAGACTGGTAACGGCCGGTTCCCTCGGCGCCCGTCAACCGCTCTCAGACTAAACACATTCGATCGTCCTGAACATGACTTCCGTTTTTAAGGTACAAAACCGAGGCTCTGGCTGTCTGAGTGGCTGCGACTGAAGTGCGACCGTCTGACAGCACCGCACGGGCGCTGTTcattcgtcgttgtcgtcgtcgcaaccCGCgccccccttctcctcccggGAGGCTTACGTCCTTTTTAGCATTTTAAATAAGTAACAACCAGGCTGCCTCCTGTCTCGTCCTGTCGCTGTGTCGTGACGAGACGCGCACGATGAAATGATCTGCCTCGTACCTGGGCCCCTTCCGAGggcttcattttcctttcatccgGCCCGTTTTTTCGCCCATCGTATGTATGGCAGCCAGGAGCTGGAAAGCCGAGCCGATCGTACCGAGAGCGAGTTTATTAGTTTAGTATCGCGCGGGATTTTTCGAGATTTCGGGCCCGGCATGTCGACATGTTAGGGAGGAAGGTTTGTTTGGTGGGCGCGACGGGGTGGGTACCGAGCGCTTAAATGAGGATTAAGGAGATTGGCAGTTCGCTAATGGAGCATAAATCGGTGTTACCAGCCCATTCGTTGGGTTTCTTTTCGAAATTAAACGCATAACAATGCGTTCAAGAAGGAAGCCGTGGCACGGAGATCATCAAAGAAAGTATATATAAGACGAGAATCAATCTGCTGCAGATTGAACATGCATCGTTTTGAGGAGTTTTCTGGTTGCCtgttttttatatttttgaaTCCTTTTTTTGAGCTGATATATTTGAAAAGTCCATAAAATCAACTACAAAGCATGATTCTGGGAACATTCAACTTACTCGTTTGCTCAatgcattccattttttccaccACATCTCTACTGAACTAGCGATACTCATGCGCAGGCAATATATCCAAGCTTCTTCGCTAACCGTTTTATCGAACAAAATGCTTACTGAagtccttcttttttttattctgccGAGCTGATCTACAGCGCCAAGCTAATCGTTTCGTATGCAAATCGTTCGACCGGTTACTTATCGTTCGATATTGGAAATGTCCGCCCTCGGAGCGCCCTCCGGggacgttcgttcgctggatAAATCGTTGCGACTGCATCCGGCTGGAACAGGTTACGGAAGAGATCCTCCTTTAGATCTTTCGAAAATGCCGCTACATCAATGGCAAAGTAAAAGTCTTACTGCTCCTGCCTTCCGCATGCATAGCTATTGCATTAGTTCGCCGTTTTTGAGTCGAAAGAGTGTGCTCCTTGCCCTTCTCGAGGCTTGtaaatcccttttttgtgaaCCTTGCCATGTGTAGAATAGTGAAAGAATTTAatatggatgtgtgtgtgtatactgCGATCTAGGTGGACCGGACGGAGGCTCACCAAGAAAAGTTCCGTAAAAGCTCGTTAACAATCCaatttttccacatttttgcCGAGCGCAAAGCGGGTACCGGGTGACCATGCATGCACGTAAACggaagcaaaaagggaagCTTCTCCGGGAGCTCCCGGTGAGGGAGAAACTTGCCGAGATGCATGTCGTTAGCCCGCGTAGCTCAGGAGGAAAAagatcagaagcagcagcaggcgaaaACGCCGAGAAAGTCTAGTTACATTTCATTCGGACGattgcttttccgttttccgtctCGGCGCACTCCACGTTTTGCAGCTACGCGGTGAAGATAGTGGCCACACAACTTTGTCGTTTGTGTGTCGTGACGAATTTCCGTCCACGGTTTCCTCCCGGAGTTCGGACCCCGTTGCAGGCACTTCAATCAGTGTATTGCAGTCGTAGTCACCGGTGCCGGAGTTTccatggaaaaatgcaccagGGCAAAGGCCAGTTCGATGAGGGGAAGGAATAACTGGCGCCCCACCATGCACACTCGATCTAACTGCGTGGAACTTTACTGCTACCGTTAGCTCCcttaacacaaacacactcgcaGAAGTGAGCTGCCATGCACTTCAATCAGcttctgtgagtgtgtgcgtgtttgtgtgtgtgtttatagtGGAGTGTAGAGCAACTTTGAGCACAAAATGCAGACCGAAGCATAAAGAAGGAGTTCTAAAAACGGTTGTGCTACATGTATGCTCCGGACTGGCCTCCCGGACGGTTGGTTTTGCACCAAGAAACTCCCCATTTAAAATTGGCCCAACACGCAAAATGCTAATTTGCAAATCTCTCGAGCCCAAAACCaacgtaagcagcagcagcagcagttggagaAGTATTTGTGTTTCCGGTGAAACGGTACCACCCTGGCTGACGCTAACTGCCAGCTAATCGAGCAAGGGACCTCGACCGGGAACTAGATTTATGCCTGATCCGTGCCACTTCACCAGGATGCGTAGTTGCTACTAAATGCATCGGCAGGCGGAAAGGAAAGCGGGAAGTAGCGaaagtttttcgatcaatttcgGTTCCCCTTCCCGGGAGCTGAAGGCGAGTGGCACAAGACGTTCACCATCAACCCGGGACCACGCTTTGCTTCTACATGGCAATTGTTTTTTCCATCCGCACTGCTCCCCAAGAGCGACGGCCATAGCTTTATTGCTCTTTGGAGGTGGATTTGAATGTTGCAGTTTTCACCCCGGCGTTTGGAGTGACCCTTCCAAAGGGGGTTTCTGGCACCTTCCACCAGGAGGGGGGGCAACGTTAATCTCGTCCAAGGAAAAACCCCTCGAGACGGTATATAATACCGTCTAGACGGGACGGGTTTTTGATGAGATCCAAGCGGGTGATGGatggaataaatttgaatttattgacCTACCAACCGGTGCTCTCTTGCTTTCTGGAAAGGCTCTGGCCACGGAGGTTCATTTGCAGATAATTTCAAATATTGCAGCCTGGGTCGGGTTCGATCCCCCAGCGATCAACGATTCACTCCTTTACATCCTCACTGCGATCCATTTGCGATTGATGTGCAAATCGCTTTTGCTATCATTCCGTTTGCTTTGCCTCTTCATGAGCTTGATAGTCGTGATAGTGAGAAGCCGATGAGTGCAGTTGGAAATGGGACGGGCAATCGGGTTTGGTATTGATTGATTGGTATCAGCGGAAATCGCAGCGCAACGGTGGTCGTGATATCCTTCCTTTGAATAATGcataaaatatcattttatGATGGATGCAAAGTTCTTGCACACAATTATGCTACTTTATTATAGACCTAAAACGGAGGTGCGATGAAGTAATTGATACTTTTTTCCTCATGTAAATTAGCTTTATAAACTAATTCGCATACTGCTCCATTTCGAAGATAATGCTCATCGAGCTGATGGGCAACAAATTGGCTGGAAAACGATCGTTTCCAACCGAATTGGTTAAGCTACCGTTTTGCTCTGcactaacagcaacagctcccTGGCACCTCGGCATGTCGTGTCGTGAGAGAATGCcgatggaatcgatggaaTGTATGGAACAACCCGTTCAACTCGCTCCGTTTATGCTACATGCGGGCTTCTActaacagcaacaccactacTACACTATTTCTTCGTATACtactgctcgctcgctaaagGAGTCGCACCAGGCATGCCCGGCACCATCAGAGCATCTTCCTCGAAACCCTTTACTACCCATCCCCTACCCCCCTTGTTTGCCTCGATGTACGATCATTAGCTTAACCATGTTTTGcatcccatcaccatcaccagttcCTTCAGTGTCTTGCGATGTGTTTGACGTCCTTTTGTTCCGGCCCGGAAAAGGGGCCTTCCTGTCACCCCCAATGGCCCCTatgaaagcgaacgaacgattcgaAAGTTTCgtcttttccgatttccggaAGGTTCTCTGCGCTCGACGGATGGAATTGATGGTTTGActgtttgtttattattaaGGGCGCGGCCAAAACTTTCGATCACCCTTTCGCTTccgtttcccctttccccggtTTCCCCCATTTGGCTCGTTTGATGATACGGGGAAAGCGCCAACTGGAAAGTTTATGCTTCTGCCACCATCTAGCTTCCAATGTTGGCCTGTCAATATTTGTGCAAATTATCCAGTCGCGCGGCAGCATTGCTTTTGCACAAAAGGTCCTCAATTATCAATTGCACCCTTTCCCCTTACCCCAATCTATGATATCGATGACAGAACGCCCCAgaacgatggtggtgcgtaACCCTTTCCTTCCGTAATTTCGTTTCAAAGTTGTTGACACTCTGTTTGAGTTttccatcaccgtcatcatcatcatcatcatcagcagcttcatcagcATCGTACGGCATCGTGATTTATGATTCTGATGGTTTGTTctgttccttttcttttcgttttttccccaTATTGCAGCGCACGGTGCAGTGTACTCGCCTGGTGGCGGAGTTTACGGTGATTCGTCACCGCGCGATGCCGGCGGTGATCCGGTGTTCGCTGTCGTGCCGAGCCAGGACGTCAATCCGGACTACTACATCACGCAGACGGTGTACGGGTTTCTGGACTTCACCACTACCATCGGCAACACGGTGATGATCTTCTCGCCCCAGAGTGCCGCACCGGCAGTAACAGGTAATCGAAGCGTAGCGTTTGGCGGTGCTCAGGGGtaaacaatcaatcaactgCAGGGGCAGTCGTGATTGTCGTAACCAATGCATCTCAGCAGGCTCTGATGCAGGTTTGGTTTAGAAGTTAGGTTTCAGGAATTGGATTAGATCCTTCGCTGGTATTTAGTCAAGTCAATAGAGGAAAGTTTTCCAGGAAATTTGAATATGAAATTATAAATCAGACAAAGTAGGAGTACATACCTAGATGTTAAAATCAACTTCGCTGACCCTTCCTTTGACCACAGAACCACCGAAAACgacggcaccaccgccaccggtaaTCGAGACGACGcctaccacgacgaccacgaccgagGAAGCGGTAAGGGAAATCAAACCGAGCAAAACGGTCGTACTTCCCGTGCTGCCGGTGAAGGCCGAGAAGGTCAGCATTGTGCAGGTGCTACCGGAAACACCGAAACCGCCGACCACCAAACCGGCCGGTCCGCTCAAGTTTATCCCGAAAGCCGTACCGAAGGTAGCGATCAAACCGATCctcaaaccgaaaccgaagatcGTCGAGATCGTGCCGGtgaaggcgacgacgacgacgacgacgacgaccccggAACCTCAGGAGCAACCCCAGGACCGGTTCATTGTGAAGCCCGTCCCGAAAGCGGTCATCATTAAACCGATCGCACCGGTTGTGAAGGTGGTAGCAACGAAGGTGGTGGAACAACCgaccaccacaacgacgacgaccgaggaaCCCAtcccagaggaggaggaagaatcggaagaagaacaggaggaacagcaggaggagcaggaacatGACGAATCTCAGGCTCAGGAAGAGGAGATCGaggaggagcaacagcaggaaggGCAAGAGGATCGAGAGCAAGAAGCGGTCGAGGAAGTAAAGCCGGAAGTTGCCGAAAAGCCCAAGGCACATGTCGTGGAAGCTGTTACTCCCGTTActccaacaacgacaacaacgacgacaatggaACAACCTGCTGAAGagttggaagaagaagaagagcaggcagaagaagaacacgAAGAGGCGGACGAGGAACACTCGCCGATTATGTTCTCCGCCATAACCGAGGACGaagtgaaatcgaaaccggcaccggtttcGACCCCGGTGACTGAGGAGAAGAACAGCAAGAGTCCCGTGGCCGTGGAAGTGAAAACGCCGCAGGAAACTCAGAacgcagaagaggaagatggcGAGGAGACGGATGgggaggaggatgaagaggatgaagatgaaccggtgccggtgctgcagATCGGTAACAACATCGGCGAACCGGAGTACGACTTCCTGTCGCGTCAACCGTCGGAGTTTGTCGAGGAAACGTTCCGCGTGGTGAACCTACGAccgacggcgacaacggcgGCGACAACGGCATCAGTGGGTGAAGGACGCGCCCAGAACCCGAAACCGGCCAAACCGAAGCGAGGTAATAAGCGTGGCCACCCGACCGGACTGGTGACGAAGCTAGGCGGCACCGTGGTGAAGGAGGGCGTCACTACCGTCCACGAGACCAGCGTGATCGGCACCTACATTTCAGGAAAGTATGCGCAGGTCCTACAGAGCACCTCTCATGTCATTCAAGGTAACAGTCAAGCGCAGGCTGCCCCGgtaccagcggcagcagcagcagcagcagtcccggaaggcggcgtcggcgtcggcgtcgtcggcggtCGGCGCGTCAAGCTCAATCCCAGCTCGACGCTCCGCATCCTCAAGACGGCGGCCCCGAGTCTGAACAAGACGCCACGCTACAATCCGGAGGCCGTGCCGGCCGCCTCGATCAtaacgccatcgccagcgtcGCAAGCGCTCGATGATACCGGGCTACCGCTGGAGAACCTGTTCGCCAGTCAGCCCAGCTCGAGCCTTGTGCGACCGTCGCGCCGCCTACCGGGCAGTACCGCGGGAAGCGGAAACTTCAAGAACCGCCTGAAGAACCGCATCGGCAAGGACGACAACGAGCTGCAGGaggcggctggtggtggtggtgccgaggaACCGAGCCCGGCTccggcggccaccatcactCCGCAACCCCCGTCGGCGGCCGGTTACGGCAAGAAGCCGGCCAGCCGCTACCGGAACACTCAGATCGTGAAGCCCGCCGCCAAGAAGTGAGTATCGAGGGGCACTCTGGCCGCCGAATGGAACGCCGGAGGAATGGAGCGCTGGACGCGAGCTTTTGCTGGttgccaaaaaagaaaaaaaaaccgggacaaaaacaaaaggaatgaTGCAAAGCAAAATCCTCTTCATCTCGTTTTCGATCAGCCCCCATTTTTAGCTAGCACGCGCCCGAACTTCGTTtatcatgtttcatgttttctgtttcatgtttcagtttcattttttttatttagtttttatatgtttcgtttcgtgtgcATGATTGTGACGAAAGGCAGTGAGCGAATGGTTTCTTTACTTTTCTTATTTTAGTTAATCGTTTCTTGTTATCTTTTGACCATTTGTTCTAAATTCTTATCAATTCTTTCTTCTCATATTGGACCAACTGATTCGATAGCGGACGTCTCATGCAGTTCGTATTATTGGACgagtttaatatttatttgtttgtaaatTACACTTTTTAcctaatttcatttcatctaaACTCTGCATAACAGATACTGTTCGCTGTTTAAACCATGTTTGCATACGTTCAAAACGTTCCGCTTCCCAGAATTTGTAAAATTTTGTACAATCGTGTGTGAgcgtgtttcggtttttaatCGTTTTCCTTAACAAATTCATCTGcaaattatcattttccatttgtgtgtttgtgtgtgtctgtttatttttccatttttttatagTTTCATGCactatttcattcatttttacaTTCCCATCAATCACTGTGAGTGCTCGTGTttccgtatgtgtgtctctgtgtgtggtttttatcttttaacacctttgaaatgttttctgttttcgcaACTATATTGTTTCAATCTTTTGCACGTTTTCATTTGCTACTTATACTATTTGGTCTGTCAGTGAgtgtagtgtgtgcgtgtgtgtgtgtgtgtatggttttcgAGTGAGTTTTATTGGTTTTGTGTGCATGATCTCAcccattttccattaaaaacTGCATGATTGATTATCATTTATTGGTCCCTCTTCATTACTTTCACTCCATTATCATCCGTTCACCTTATTCACAAATGCGCATCACACGACatgacacgacacgacacgacactcACGCACTCAATCAAACGACATTTATCCCACGACATCGACAACCTCATCGCTCATCTCATTATCAccgtgttttgcttttgtttttttctggttgttttgttttgccttccaTGCCATGGATGCCGCacatagcaaaaaaaaaagaaagaaaaacagcaaaacagcaaaacagcaacaagcaacagcgGCCTGTGTACATATGTATGAAAAAACACCTGTGGTGATTGtaacaaaaacactttctcttccttctccgtttgttctcgttcttctatcCCTCCCAACACCCTACCCAACAACACCCACAACAacacccacaaaaaaaaacaccaaaccctCCCACACCACCCCACCTCCCAAAACACCCGCTAACCGTGTTCTTGCAGTACAAGATTTAATCGCTATTCCGCGTCTAGCGTGGAGGTGGCTACGGTGTCCGCTGTGAGCACGGCCGTGCCCGTGCCGGCCTACCAGAACCGGCGCAATAAATCCTCTCGTAACGGTTTCAAACCAACATCATCCCACAGCGTGGCGACCgtgcaaccacagcagcaccagcaacagcaacagcaatcacaGTAccaataccagcagcagcaacaggatgcTGCCTCACGGCGTTCGTTTAAACCGCGTCCACAACCATCGTCACCGGACCAGGATACGCCCGGACAGACGACCAGTTTGTACAAGTTTAAGCTGAACCGATCGCCCGGCCGCTGGCAGTACAAATCCCCTGCCAAACCGACCGTGGCCATCCGTAAGCAGAGCGGAGTGAAGCCACAGGCCGGACCGAACGGCAAGGATCAGGTACTGACGGATCAAACGTACACCATCGCACCGATTACCGACACGTCCGTACAGTTTAATGATATTGCGCAGCCGGTGGTTGGCGATCACGGCGAGGGCAAGgtggacacggacacggacctGGACCAGTCGGGCTCGGTGCACGGCAACGTGCTGAACACGGACGCGGAACAGGACAACCAGATCGAGCGGCGCTACCCGATCGAGACGCTGAAGGTGGAAATATCGACGCCGGCGGACTTCCGCGATACCTACTACGAGATTGCGACCATCAAGTCCCCGTACACCTTCCAGGTGAGCATGGATTCAAAGGTCCACGAGGTCCCAGTAATGCTAATACCTTTCCTGTTTGTATTTCCCCCGATTGGCAGGTTGGAACGGTGAAGAACACACGCTACATCACGGTTACCTCGACTATCGAGAAGGTGTTGGAGCAGGAAACGGCCACCATTACCCCGTCGCTGACGGAACCACTGACGGAGAACATTCTGGCCACGACGACACACATCGACAAGGAGAGTAATCTGCTCGATTCGAGCATTGCGACGCTACCACCGATCGTGCTGGGCAGCGATACCGAGACGCCACCGCTGGAAACGCTGACGGAAACGTTCAGCACGACGCAGGCCATGCTTAAGACGCACATTCTGCCGGTCGTACGGGAAGGGGACACGAGCAGTTACACTCTCATCCAGACGTACCACGTGACACGGCTGGTAACGGCCACCAAAACGCTGCCCCCGATGGAACTGTATCACTTCGTACCGTCGAAAACGCTGAACGAATTCAACAGCCGGTTGGATGAGGCCGGTTCCGAGTTGCatctggagctggagtttGGTGACGATAACGagaatgaggatgatgagaagCCGAAACGGGAACGGTTGCCCTCGGATCTCGATCTGTCGAGCATTGGTTCGGACTTTGATCTGTCCGAGGTGGATAAGACCAACATTCCGGAGAACATtcgaccgaagaagaagattacGGGCAGCAACAAGGATAATCGTGTCACGACGGAAGCTCCCGTGACGACGCCAGCCCTGACACCGGAGCAACTGCAACAGTTGgcgctgctgcgattgctTAATCCGGCGGCGGCCGCCCAGATCCCGTCGGTCATTACCTCGTCGAAGCCGGTGGTGAAGCTGGAGACCGTCTACGAGTCGCACGTGCTGCCGATCATCAATGGACAGAACACGATCCTTAGCACGATTTCGCGTCCGATCGGTACGATCACGAAGACGAATTATGAGAttgtgacgacgacgttgccgagcttgccgctgccaccgattCCTCAGCTGAATCctttcctgcagcagcagcaacagcagcagcaacagttgcagcagcagcagcagcaacaacagcagctccagATCCAATCGACTCCGGTCGTTACGCAGACGATCGTTACCGAGACGAACAGCAAGGTGCTGAAGTTGACGTTCGGTGCCAAGACGGCGTACACCACGCTCTACTCGACGACAGTCGTACCGACGGTGCTGACCACCTACCTGACGCAGTCGGTGTCCGTGCAACCGACGGCCGCCGCCTTCCCCGGGTTTTTCCCCAATCCTTACGCACCGTTCCCGTTCGTGGGATAGATTGACGGTGGTAGCGCCGGTGGTGCGATTGTGCGAAGAAAAGCTTGCCTCTAGCTCTAGTGTAGGATAACGAATTAGACAcatatcactctctctctctccttcgtcCATCGGAACCGCTGGATGATGACGTagacgaacgaaacggacTGCGACACACCAGCGATGGTGGCAATTGCCGCGACAGAATGGAAGATTAGCAGGTGAGTTGCATAATTATTTGGTGTGATTGGTATCTTATcaaaatagaaaattatttATTCTTAATACGTTTCCGTTGTTGGAAGTCTTTGGTTTTGGTCCCGAAATTCCTCTTTATCTGGAATCTTGGGTGATAGTGTTCCATTAATCACTATACTGCAGAATCGGTTGAGGCACAGTCCACTGGGGTATTAGGGCGTCCTCTAGCGCTCACAGGCACAGTCCTCTAGCGCTTTATAGTATGTGTTTATGATAACAATTCTCACCAAAGGGGCCAGATATCATGCTTATGTCTGAAGATTTTTCCAAGTAACATTCATGCTTCGGAACATAAATCACGAAAACCATTGACAGACATTTCACTATCCTTGTGAGAAGATCAACTACAACTAAGTGCTCTCAACTACTCCTGCGAGTCGTTGCAatgttgaagatgatgatggatatGAATCAAAGAAGGACAGCGGAGATTATCCTGATTGAAAGCTCGTTCAACCGAAGCGCCTTTTGCTTTTTAAGCTAGTGACCGGCTGTAGCTACGCTTCAGTTGACTTATTTTCTGATAATTGTTTTACGAATTTCCTGGCATTTATCAATTGATATCGATTTTAGTgtaattatttcaattttgtgACACTTCAAGCATGTATAAACTTATGCGaccattttcaaaaaaatattacatattaattgattttgattaattttgaaTAGAAATTCATTAAATTCCTAAACAAAAATGAGCTCTAAAGATACTTAAACACCATTGAAACACGCTTCAGGAActcaaaaaaggaaattttggAGTTCTAACACCATGAAGCGCACAAAAGAGATACGAGCAACGAAATAGTTCAACCCCTAATGTGCCATAATGGAGAAAACCGAACTAACGAAACCAACCAGTTCCACCCAAATCCCACCACCCCATTCCAAGTGGCCAATCCCGTCGAAAACAGCAAGCCTGCTACTATAAGTTAGTAGTTTGTAGCCAAGCAGAAGTCGTAATTGAATCAAGCTCAGGAAGGCGCAGCATCCTGATAGATAAAATGTTGACTTTCGAAAACTACTCCCCCTCCCGGACACCATGCCCAACCTAGCGcctcccccgcccccgggggacaATTGGCCCGGCTCTAAATAAACCAGAAGCGTTACTTAATTTCTTCGCTTTACTCTTCGCGAATGGacaaaatgtttgccaaaagtTTACCCCACTCCCCCCATTACCCATTGAGCTCGTAAACTTTTCACGCCATCTTCCAATTATCGTTCGCGAAATCGTTCGCCGAAATCAGACGGAGGGTTTGGCCATTTGGTTTGGAGTGGCTTGAACTGTTGGCGTTAGCTACAGTACTCTTcactcttcttttttcttctctcactcGAGCGATGAAATTGCATCACCGAAGTTGCAATCGTAGGCTGGCGTATTCGGGCACGAGATTTGATTTTCTTTGCTACCGTTTTGCTGGTTTTTCCTCGGACACTGTCGGTGCTCGGAGGGTTGAGGAGGAAACTGCAACAAGTTTGTGAGTTGGCTTGTGAGAACTGcaccctctgctctgctggatGTCAGACGGGCAGACTGCCCCCGAGCCCTTCTTATCTCCAATGGCGAGCACTGTGAGGGAATGTTCTCGGAACGGATTAATCTCATTCATTTtccgcctgtttttttttcttctttttcacgGAATGCATTCGTTGCTAGTGCCAGAGGGTTGAGTGTAACATAATGCTGTCATAGTGATGCCCGAGGCCTGCTCTTCTATTAGCCAGCCTTTCCTTTTGTGTTCGGTTTGTGTTCCGAGAAAAGTCCACAGAAATGATGTTGCAACTTTGGTGGAACTCCCGATCCATCCCCGATTTCATTGTAATATTCGTGCATGGAGGTTAATTTGACCGATCCTCGTCCTTCGTCTCTTCGCTACTGGACACTACCATCCAACCGGCATCCAATCAACCCCGGAATTCGCCCGGGGGCCGAATTCGCAGAACCGAGCTGAACCGAAACATCGGTATCGGTTTGATTGAAATCGTGTGCACTCCCACTCCGGAAGCCGGTACGGAAGCCCCTCCGGCCAATTTCACCATCAACGGACGACGGACCAATCCTACGGAgacagtcagtcagtctgtcagtcagtcagacaGACGGATGTCCGTATAGTGTGCACAAAAGTTGCTAATAACAGTGAACTCCTTCGTGTCCGTCTCCGGAGGAAGAGTTCTCGTAGTGCagtcccccgaaaaaaaaaaccggggagTTTATGGAGCGCAAAAAAGGGCCACCATGCTTAATGTTCTCGCTGAATGGAAGTTTATTTCGCTCGG
This sequence is a window from Anopheles darlingi chromosome 3, idAnoDarlMG_H_01, whole genome shotgun sequence. Protein-coding genes within it:
- the LOC125958260 gene encoding uncharacterized protein LOC125958260 isoform X2, with translation MANIGTLLLLCFCLANAHGAVYSPGGGVYGDSSPRDAGGDPVFAVVPSQDVNPDYYITQTVYGFLDFTTTIGNTVMIFSPQSAAPAVTEPPKTTAPPPPVIETTPTTTTTTEEAVREIKPSKTVVLPVLPVKAEKVSIVQVLPETPKPPTTKPAGPLKFIPKAVPKVAIKPILKPKPKIVEIVPVKATTTTTTTTPEPQEQPQDRFIVKPVPKAVIIKPIAPVVKVVATKVVEQPTTTTTTTEEPIPEEEEESEEEQEEQQEEQEHDESQAQEEEIEEEQQQEGQEDREQEAVEEVKPEVAEKPKAHVVEAVTPVTPTTTTTTTMEQPAEELEEEEEQAEEEHEEADEEHSPIMFSAITEDEVKSKPAPVSTPVTEEKNSKSPVAVEVKTPQETQNAEEEDGEETDGEEDEEDEDEPVPVLQIGNNIGEPEYDFLSRQPSEFVEETFRVVNLRPTATTAATTASVGEGRAQNPKPAKPKRGNKRGHPTGLVTKLGGTVVKEGVTTVHETSVIGTYISGKYAQVLQSTSHVIQGNSQAQAAPVPAAAAAAAVPEGGVGVGVVGGRRVKLNPSSTLRILKTAAPSLNKTPRYNPEAVPAASIITPSPASQALDDTGLPLENLFASQPSSSLVRPSRRLPGSTAGSGNFKNRLKNRIGKDDNELQEAAGGGGAEEPSPAPAATITPQPPSAAGYGKKPASRYRNTQIVKPAAKNTRFNRYSASSVEVATVSAVSTAVPVPAYQNRRNKSSRNGFKPTSSHSVATVQPQQHQQQQQQSQYQYQQQQQDAASRRSFKPRPQPSSPDQDTPGQTTSLYKFKLNRSPGRWQYKSPAKPTVAIRKQSGVKPQAGPNGKDQFNDIAQPVVGDHGEGKVDTDTDLDQSGSVHGNVLNTDAEQDNQIERRYPIETLKVEISTPADFRDTYYEIATIKSPYTFQVGTVKNTRYITVTSTIEKVLEQETATITPSLTEPLTENILATTTHIDKESNLLDSSIATLPPIVLGSDTETPPLETLTETFSTTQAMLKTHILPVVREGDTSSYTLIQTYHVTRLVTATKTLPPMELYHFVPSKTLNEFNSRLDEAGSELHLELEFGDDNENEDDEKPKRERLPSDLDLSSIGSDFDLSEVDKTNIPENIRPKKKITGSNKDNRVTTEAPVTTPALTPEQLQQLALLRLLNPAAAAQIPSVITSSKPVVKLETVYESHVLPIINGQNTILSTISRPIGTITKTNYEIVTTTLPSLPLPPIPQLNPFLQQQQQQQQQLQQQQQQQQQLQIQSTPVVTQTIVTETNSKVLKLTFGAKTAYTTLYSTTVVPTVLTTYLTQSVSVQPTAAAFPGFFPNPYAPFPFVG